The Gloeobacter violaceus PCC 7421 DNA window ACCAGCACCGTCGCTTTCAATAACTATCCCTTTTCTTACACCCTGCCCAACTCCGCCCAGTTCTATCCGCAGGGCACGATCGTGCCGAACCCCAACTTCGCCTCCGACCCGGAGAACCAGCCGGAGACGGTCGACCTGTTCGGTTATTTGCAGCCCGAAGTGGGACCGCCTATCAAAGTCCAGGGGGTGGCCGATGTGGCCTTCAACGCCAGCGACACCTACTCGGGCAAGCTGACCTTCAAGCCCGATCCGAGCAACCGGCTCACCTTCCGCGTCAGCCAGCAAAACAGCCGCAACGCCCAGAACGGGCCGGGGACCTACAGCTTCAGCAGCTGCTTCGGCGGGCCGAGCACCTTGCCCAACGGCACGTTGAATTTGGATCGCTTCTTGCCCCTGGACGCCAACGGCAACGAGGTCGCCTGCAGCCCCCAACGCTTTTTGGTCAACACCCGCTCGAACCTGTTGATCTTGGGGGGCTCCCCCTTTACTTACACCCGCTCGCTCTCGGGGGTGCCTCTGGCCCCCGGGCAGGCCTACCCGACGGCGGAGGGGGCGATTGGCACCATCGACTTTTTCGCGGTGACCAGCCAGTCACAAACGGAAGTGGCCCTGCAGTGGGACTACGACATCACCCCGACCACCAGCCTCAACAGCTACATCTACTACTTCAAGTTCTCCGGCAACGGGAGCGTCCCCCCCCAGTTCGGCGTCAACACCGACATCCTGGGCGGCGCTCCCTCCTTGTCGATCCCTCCGCTTTCCCAGCCTTTCTTCGAAGGCCAGCTCTTTGCTATAGAGTCGGTGCTCAACCACCGCTTCAGCCCCGGCGGCAACATCCAGTTTGGTGTGAACGTCCGCGAGGACCGTTCCTACCAGCAAAAAGCGGGCGGCAGCACCTTCTTCGATCGGGCCTTCACCCGCTCCTCGGTCTTCGCCATTGCCGACATCAGCTTCAGCGACCAGTTCAAGGCCAACCTGGGCGCCCGCTTCACCTATTCGAACCAGTACGGCACGGTGGGCACCCCGGCGGTGGGTCTGCGCTACACGCCCGCCAACTTCATCTCGTTCCGCACCAACTACTCCTACGTTTTCAATTCGCCCAGCCTGTCGGACCTGTTCGTGGGCAGTCCGCAAGGACCGTTCTTTCAGAACCCGAATCTGCGGCCTGAGGCGGGCGTCACCTGGGACGCGGGCATCGACCTCACGCCGGCCCCCAACGTCGGCATCCGCGCCACCTACTTCAACACCTACCTCGACGGGGTGATCAGCACGGTCGTCTTCCCCAACCCAGACTTCATCAGTTTCATCGCCACCCCCGGGTTTAACCCTTTGCTGCAGCAGCAGCGCAACCTGGCCAGCCGTTACGCCTCGGGCCTCGAGGTGGACGCCAGGTGGCAGGTGAATCCCGAGGTATCGCTGCGGGCGGTGTGGACGAACCAGGACGCGCGGCCCTACGGATTGAGTGACGATCCGACCCAGTCGACCTTTCCGTTCTTCTACGGATTCCAAGATCCGTTTATCCCCTTCAACAATGTGG harbors:
- a CDS encoding TonB-dependent receptor plug domain-containing protein; this encodes MITNQRRWSAQFFAAALIPALAGASLLGNVAQAKPVETSSEYSKDIFARALPTAGSVGIEAAKKLLEKTSNAAADLQYRPPLWDWTAPATVPSVTAQATPPAPPAAPPEPAADTPDQDDDAAAGDILDEVSVTATRRLTRARDTTATTYTINREDFQKQGATTVTDALLLVPGFVGQPSLGGIRNSGANFLRGFDDQRFQVLKDGLPLQRSSNNRTDVSRFQVADLERIEVVTGGATLRYGSGAVGGVINLITETPKGPPKLTLSYEAGSYGFSRYLAKYGGGDDTFSYNLVFTSTVAFNNYPFSYTLPNSAQFYPQGTIVPNPNFASDPENQPETVDLFGYLQPEVGPPIKVQGVADVAFNASDTYSGKLTFKPDPSNRLTFRVSQQNSRNAQNGPGTYSFSSCFGGPSTLPNGTLNLDRFLPLDANGNEVACSPQRFLVNTRSNLLILGGSPFTYTRSLSGVPLAPGQAYPTAEGAIGTIDFFAVTSQSQTEVALQWDYDITPTTSLNSYIYYFKFSGNGSVPPQFGVNTDILGGAPSLSIPPLSQPFFEGQLFAIESVLNHRFSPGGNIQFGVNVREDRSYQQKAGGSTFFDRAFTRSSVFAIADISFSDQFKANLGARFTYSNQYGTVGTPAVGLRYTPANFISFRTNYSYVFNSPSLSDLFVGSPQGPFFQNPNLRPEAGVTWDAGIDLTPAPNVGIRATYFNTYLDGVISTVVFPNPDFISFIATPGFNPLLQQQRNLASRYASGLEVDARWQVNPEVSLRAVWTNQDARPYGLSDDPTQSTFPFFYGFQDPFIPFNNVVVSATYANKGLTATLLGRYDGGKRRFASTEFVANWFTLDLNVEVPISSFFILTGSVFNITDSQYESIDGIPAPGTTFRVGGRFEIGG